A genome region from Sebastes umbrosus isolate fSebUmb1 chromosome 22, fSebUmb1.pri, whole genome shotgun sequence includes the following:
- the tifa gene encoding TRAF-interacting protein with FHA domain-containing protein A codes for MMSVSQTLETEEDLLTCLHIKFYNPHQSSKGLYGLLPVGNKSKHSADDPLRLGRDAQSCTYALVDARVSRKQLALHAYRTPQSPDMLFTIQNLSQKGRLSVNSSALGYLERTDLPDKALIRFGEYEMLIIRESGEAKGSFEVDFEVLAVPPSRETCTCVPGVAPVMESGPYVNSLPGELRVGLLGPLESDETVMCYS; via the coding sequence ATGATGAGTGTGTCCCAGACAttggagacagaggaggatCTGCTTACTTGCCTCCACATCAAGTTTTACAACCCTCATCAGAGTAGTAAGGGCCTTTACGGGCTGCTTCCTGTGGGGAACAAGAGCAAGCACTCAGCAGACGACCCTCTCAGGCTGGGACGCGACGCCCAGTCCTGCACCTACGCCCTGGTGGACGCCCGGGTGTCCCGCAAACAGCTGGCCCTCCACGCCTACCGCACGCCCCAGAGCCCGGACATGCTCTTCACCATCCAGAACCTGAGCCAGAAGGGACGACTGTCGGTGAACAGCTCGGCGCTGGGCTACCTGGAGAGGACGGATCTCCCGGACAAGGCCCTGATCCGGTTCGGAGAGTACGAGATGCTGATCATCCGCGAGTCCGGCGAGGCCAAGGGGAGCTTCGAGGTGGATTTTGAGGTGCTGGCAGTGCCTCCGTCCAGAGAGACATGCACGTGTGTGCCCGGTGTGGCGCCCGTCATGGAATCAGGCCCATATGTGAACAGTTTGCCGGGTGAACTCAGAGTGGGCCTTCTTGGCCCCCTTGAGAGTGATGAGACTGTCATGTGTTATTCGTGa
- the rbm4.3 gene encoding RNA-binding protein 4.3, translating to MVKIFVGNLPREADQDEIKALFTQYGTVTECAIIKNYAFVHMDDRKAATKAIKNLHLYKLHGTPINVEASHGKNQGSVKLHVANVEKGADDELRALFEEYGSVTECAVVKNFAFVHMSNSDEAMDAIKGLDNTEFQGKRIHVQISKSRPRHDERDDYPPPPPDRGGYWPPRYPGERHEPPPPGYMRGRLSHIPPGYPAPPLPPPPPRRAVYPERPYEGERERYGVVDYYEKYRARPYGIAAYEDQRGGAPPPPPPPSAVVRDRLMPSSLDPYERRPLPPPPSSYYARDRSPLRRAPSAPMPPASNGYSYERSRLSPVSRVPAYGVPRARDPYAERLPPPPPARYAY from the exons ATGGTGAAGATCTTTGTGGGCAACCTGCCCCGAGAGGCAGACCAGGATGAAATCAAGGCGCTCTTCACTCAGTACGGCACGGTCACAGAGTGTGCCATCATCAAGAACTACGCCTTCGTCCACATGGATGACCGCAAAGCTGCCACCAAAGCCATTAAGAACCTGCACCTCTACAAGCTGCACGGCACACCGATCAACGTGGAGGCCAGCCACGGGAAGAACCAGGGCTCCGTCAAACTGCATGTAGCCAACGTAGAAAAGGGAGCCGATGACGAGCTGCGTGCTCTGTTCGAGGAGTACGGCTCGGTCACAGAGTGTGCTGTTGTGAagaattttgcttttgttcacaTGTCCAACTCGGACGAGGCCATGGATGCCATTAAGGGACTGGACAATACTGAAtttcaag gcAAACGCATCCATGTCCAGATTTCAAAGAGCCGTCCCAGACATGACGAACGGGATGactaccctcctcctcctccagacagGGGTGGCTATTGGCCCCCTCGCTACCCAGGAGAGAGGCATGAGCCTCCCCCACCCGGCTACATGAGAGGCCGCCTCAGTCATATTCCCCCAGGTTACCCCGCCCCCCCTCTGCCACCCCCTCCCCCTAGACGAGCCGTTTATCCTGAACGTCCTTATGAGGGCGAAAGGGAGAGATACGGCGTGGTAGATTACTATGAGAAGTACAGAGCCCGTCCGTACGGCATCGCCGCCTACGAGGACCAGCGTGGTGGCGccccacctcctccccctcccccctcagCCGTTGTCCGAGACCGCCTTATGCCCTCGTCGCTTGACCCATATGAGCGTCGTCCCCTCCCACCTCCTCCGTCCTCGTACTACGCCCGAGATCGCAGTCCCCTGAGGAGGGCGCCTAGCGCGCCAATGCCCCCCGCCAGTAACGGCTACTCCTACGAGCGCTCCCGACTCTCTCCGGTTTCCCGGGTCCCGGCATACGGAGTTCCACGTGCCAGGGACCCCTACGCAGAACGTCTGCCTCCGCCACCGCCTGCACGCTACGCTTATTAA
- the LOC119481569 gene encoding uncharacterized protein LOC119481569 isoform X2 → MFNTPPLYFESTLTGAQFSCGHCRASVTRTMKTFTLITALTLCSFSWISVSGSEFQTVEVQSGEEVTLTCSNMSSVRSLTWWSRLVNRTKASCITVMYDAHGDVTYCDGFKNLKFNMSSNISTVFLKIKDVDLSDSGQYFCGFYLSGRPTFSEIHTLNIKETDLFIDETHDDVDSQCEMSDETTKLLSVILGGVTVFLVMIIICLAVKIKTLQKDRVEEQNPQRTKNQGSDDLNYAAVTFHPKTDRNHRPAPDREVEPNVIYSSIR, encoded by the exons ATGTTTAACACCCCGCCTCTTTACTTTGAAAGCACCCTGACTGGAGCTCAGTTCAGTTGCGGACATTGCAGAGCTTCAGTCACACGCACCATGAAGACCTTCACCTTGATAACAGCTTTAACTCTCTGCAGCTTTA gCTGGATCTCTGTCTCAGGTTCTGAGTTTCAGACTGTGGAGGTTCAGTCTGGTGAAGAAGTCACACTGACGTGCTCCAACATGTCCAGCGTTCGATCTTTGACATGGTGGTCCAGACTGGTGAACAGAACCAAGGCCAGCTGTATCACTGTTATGTACGACGCTCATGGTGACGTTACATACTGTGATGGATTtaaaaatttgaaatttaaCATGAGCTCCAACATCTCCACTGTCTTTCTCAAAATCAAAGACGTGGATTTATCTGACTCTGGACAGTATTTCTGTGGATTTTACTTAAGTGGCCGTCCAACTTTCAgtgaaatacatacattaaatattaaag AGACTGATCTCTTCATTGATGAGACACATGATGACGTGGACAGCCAGTGTGAAA TGAGTGACGAAACAACAAAGCTGTTGAGTGTGATCCTGGGCGGTGTGACTGTTTTCCTCGTTATGATCATCATCTGTCTGGCTGTGAAAATCAAAACGCTTCAGAAAG ATCGCGTTGAAGAACAGAATCCACAACGGACAAAG AATCAGGGCTCAGATGACCTGAACTATGCAGCTGTGACTTTTCATCCAAAAACAGACCGAAACCATCGGCCTGCACCAGATAGAGAAGTGGAGCCAAATGTTATTTATTCCTCCATTAGATAG
- the LOC119481569 gene encoding uncharacterized protein LOC119481569 isoform X1 encodes MFNTPPLYFESTLTGAQFSCGHCRASVTRTMKTFTLITALTLCSFSWISVSGSEFQTVEVQSGEEVTLTCSNMSSVRSLTWWSRLVNRTKASCITVMYDAHGDVTYCDGFKNLKFNMSSNISTVFLKIKDVDLSDSGQYFCGFYLSGRPTFSEIHTLNIKETDLFIDETHDDVDSQCEMSDETTKLLSVILGGVTVFLVMIIICLAVKIKTLQKDRVEEQNPQRTKVKFIRVFVFQQVLQSLQVICQLMILSFSLSHSATPLNFYPQNQGSDDLNYAAVTFHPKTDRNHRPAPDREVEPNVIYSSIR; translated from the exons ATGTTTAACACCCCGCCTCTTTACTTTGAAAGCACCCTGACTGGAGCTCAGTTCAGTTGCGGACATTGCAGAGCTTCAGTCACACGCACCATGAAGACCTTCACCTTGATAACAGCTTTAACTCTCTGCAGCTTTA gCTGGATCTCTGTCTCAGGTTCTGAGTTTCAGACTGTGGAGGTTCAGTCTGGTGAAGAAGTCACACTGACGTGCTCCAACATGTCCAGCGTTCGATCTTTGACATGGTGGTCCAGACTGGTGAACAGAACCAAGGCCAGCTGTATCACTGTTATGTACGACGCTCATGGTGACGTTACATACTGTGATGGATTtaaaaatttgaaatttaaCATGAGCTCCAACATCTCCACTGTCTTTCTCAAAATCAAAGACGTGGATTTATCTGACTCTGGACAGTATTTCTGTGGATTTTACTTAAGTGGCCGTCCAACTTTCAgtgaaatacatacattaaatattaaag AGACTGATCTCTTCATTGATGAGACACATGATGACGTGGACAGCCAGTGTGAAA TGAGTGACGAAACAACAAAGCTGTTGAGTGTGATCCTGGGCGGTGTGACTGTTTTCCTCGTTATGATCATCATCTGTCTGGCTGTGAAAATCAAAACGCTTCAGAAAG ATCGCGTTGAAGAACAGAATCCACAACGGACAAAGGTGAAGTTTATTAGGGTGTTTGTATTTCAGCAGGTGCTACAGTCACTTCAAGTCATCTGTCAGTTAATGATATTGTCCTTTTCTCTATCACACTCTGCGACTCCACTCAACTTTTATCCACAGAATCAGGGCTCAGATGACCTGAACTATGCAGCTGTGACTTTTCATCCAAAAACAGACCGAAACCATCGGCCTGCACCAGATAGAGAAGTGGAGCCAAATGTTATTTATTCCTCCATTAGATAG
- the LOC119481573 gene encoding uncharacterized protein LOC119481573 isoform X5, producing the protein MFNTPPLYFESTLTGAQVSCGHCRASVTRTMKTFTLITALTLCSFSWISVSGSEFQTVEVQSGEEVTLTCSDMSSSESMIWWSRLVDGTKASCITVMFDAKSDVTYCDGVQKLKYEMSSNISTLFLKIKDVDLSDSGLYFCGFYSSGRPTFSVIRLNVKEKGSNERHDDVDSQCEMSDGTAKLTSMILGGLTVFLVAVIIGLVVKNRKLQTSAASEDQNSQQYENVDCDELRDAELSL; encoded by the exons ATGTTTAACACCCCGCCTCTTTACTTTGAAAGCACCCTGACTGGAGCTCAGGTCAGTTGCGGACACTGCAGAGCTTCAGTCACACGCACCATGAAGACCTTCACCTTGATAACAGCTTTAACTCTCTGCAGCTTTA gCTGGATCTCTGTCTCAGGTTCTGAGTTTCAGACTGTGGAGGTTCAGTCTGGTGAAGAAGTCACACTGACGTGCTCCGACATGTCCAGCAGTGAATCTATGATATGGTGGTCCAGACTGGTGGACGGAACCAAGGCCAGCTGTATCACTGTTATGTTCGACGCTAAGAGCGACGTTACATACTGTGATGGAGTTCAAAAGTTGAAATATGAAATGAGCTCCAACATCTCCACTCTCTTTCTCAAAATCAAAGACGTGGATTTATCTGACTCTGGACTGTATTTCTGTGGATTTTACTCAAGTGGCCGTCCAACTTTCAGTGTAATACGTTTAAATGTTAAAG AAAAAGGCAGCAATGAGAGACATGATGACGTGGACAGCCAGTGTGAAA TGAGTGACGGAACAGCAAAGCTGACGAGTATGATCCTGGGCGGTCTGACTGTCTTCCTGGTAGCGGTCATCATCGGTCTGGTTGTTAAAAACAGGAAGCTTCAGACTTCAG CTGCCAGTGAAGACCAGAACTCACAACAGTATGAG AATGTGGACTGTGATGAGCTGAGAGACGCAGAGCTGAGTTTGTAA
- the LOC119481582 gene encoding uncharacterized protein LOC119481582 isoform X2, which produces MKTFTLITALTLCSFSWISVSGSEFQTVEVQSGEEVTLTCSNMSRSDSPTWWSKLVDGTKASCITVMVSADGVVEYCDGFQNLTFEMSSNISTLFLKIKGVDSSDSGQYFCEFYSRGRPTFSIIRLNVEVSDGTAKLTSMILGGLTGFLVAVIIGLVVKVRKLQTADGEEQNPEQRENVDSDELNYAAVTFQQRAKRRQPEPNVIYAATR; this is translated from the exons ATGAAGACCTTCACCTTGATAACAGCTTTAACTCTCTGCAGCTTTA gCTGGATCTCTGTCTCAGGTTCTGAGTTTCAGACTGTGGAGGTTCAGTCTGGTGAAGAAGTCACACTGACGTGCTCCAACATGTCCCGCTCTGATTCTCCGACATGGTGGTCCAAACTGGTGGACGGAACCAAGGCCAGCTGTATCACTGTTATGGTCAGTGCTGATGGCGTCGTTGAATACTGTGATGGATTTCAAAATTTGACATTTGAAATGAGCTCCAACATCTCCACTCTCTTTCTCAAAATCAAAGGCGTGGATTCATCTGACTCTGGACAGTATTTCTGTGAGTTTTACTCACGTGGCCGTCCAACTTTCAGTATAATACGTTTAAATGTTGAAG TGAGTGACGGAACAGCAAAGCTGACGAGTATGATCCTGGGCGGTCTGACTGGTTTCCTGGTAGCGGTCATCATCGGTCTGGTTGTTAAAGTCAGGAAGCTTCAGACAG CTGATGGAGAAGAACAGAATCCAGAGCAAAGAGAG AATGTGGACTCTGATGAACTGAACTACGCAGCAGTGACATTTCAACAGAGAGCAAAAAGAAGACAGCCGGAGCCGAATGTTATTTATGCTGCTACCAGATAA
- the LOC119481582 gene encoding uncharacterized protein LOC119481582 isoform X1, with the protein MKTFTLITALTLCSFSWISVSGSEFQTVEVQSGEEVTLTCSNMSRSDSPTWWSKLVDGTKASCITVMVSADGVVEYCDGFQNLTFEMSSNISTLFLKIKGVDSSDSGQYFCEFYSRGRPTFSIIRLNVEVKGSNETHDDVESQCEMSDGTAKLTSMILGGLTGFLVAVIIGLVVKVRKLQTADGEEQNPEQRENVDSDELNYAAVTFQQRAKRRQPEPNVIYAATR; encoded by the exons ATGAAGACCTTCACCTTGATAACAGCTTTAACTCTCTGCAGCTTTA gCTGGATCTCTGTCTCAGGTTCTGAGTTTCAGACTGTGGAGGTTCAGTCTGGTGAAGAAGTCACACTGACGTGCTCCAACATGTCCCGCTCTGATTCTCCGACATGGTGGTCCAAACTGGTGGACGGAACCAAGGCCAGCTGTATCACTGTTATGGTCAGTGCTGATGGCGTCGTTGAATACTGTGATGGATTTCAAAATTTGACATTTGAAATGAGCTCCAACATCTCCACTCTCTTTCTCAAAATCAAAGGCGTGGATTCATCTGACTCTGGACAGTATTTCTGTGAGTTTTACTCACGTGGCCGTCCAACTTTCAGTATAATACGTTTAAATGTTGAAG TAAAAGGCAGCAATGAGACACATGATGACGTGGAAAGCCAGTGTGAAA TGAGTGACGGAACAGCAAAGCTGACGAGTATGATCCTGGGCGGTCTGACTGGTTTCCTGGTAGCGGTCATCATCGGTCTGGTTGTTAAAGTCAGGAAGCTTCAGACAG CTGATGGAGAAGAACAGAATCCAGAGCAAAGAGAG AATGTGGACTCTGATGAACTGAACTACGCAGCAGTGACATTTCAACAGAGAGCAAAAAGAAGACAGCCGGAGCCGAATGTTATTTATGCTGCTACCAGATAA
- the LOC119481573 gene encoding uncharacterized protein LOC119481573 isoform X4, with protein MFNTPPLYFESTLTGAQVSCGHCRASVTRTMKTFTLITALTLCSFSWISVSGSEFQTVEVQSGEEVTLTCSDMSSSESMIWWSRLVDGTKASCITVMFDAKSDVTYCDGVQKLKYEMSSNISTLFLKIKDVDLSDSGLYFCGFYSSGRPTFSVIRLNVKEKGSNERHDDVDSQCEMSDGTAKLTSMILGGLTVFLVAVIIGLVVKNRKLQTSAASEDQNSQQYENVDCDGRRVAALTL; from the exons ATGTTTAACACCCCGCCTCTTTACTTTGAAAGCACCCTGACTGGAGCTCAGGTCAGTTGCGGACACTGCAGAGCTTCAGTCACACGCACCATGAAGACCTTCACCTTGATAACAGCTTTAACTCTCTGCAGCTTTA gCTGGATCTCTGTCTCAGGTTCTGAGTTTCAGACTGTGGAGGTTCAGTCTGGTGAAGAAGTCACACTGACGTGCTCCGACATGTCCAGCAGTGAATCTATGATATGGTGGTCCAGACTGGTGGACGGAACCAAGGCCAGCTGTATCACTGTTATGTTCGACGCTAAGAGCGACGTTACATACTGTGATGGAGTTCAAAAGTTGAAATATGAAATGAGCTCCAACATCTCCACTCTCTTTCTCAAAATCAAAGACGTGGATTTATCTGACTCTGGACTGTATTTCTGTGGATTTTACTCAAGTGGCCGTCCAACTTTCAGTGTAATACGTTTAAATGTTAAAG AAAAAGGCAGCAATGAGAGACATGATGACGTGGACAGCCAGTGTGAAA TGAGTGACGGAACAGCAAAGCTGACGAGTATGATCCTGGGCGGTCTGACTGTCTTCCTGGTAGCGGTCATCATCGGTCTGGTTGTTAAAAACAGGAAGCTTCAGACTTCAG CTGCCAGTGAAGACCAGAACTCACAACAGTATGAG AATGTGGACTGTGATGGGCGGAGAGTCGCAGCGCTGACTTTGTAA
- the LOC119481573 gene encoding uncharacterized protein LOC119481573 isoform X1, with product MFNTPPLYFESTLTGAQVSCGHCRASVTRTMKTFTLITALTLCSFSWISVSGSEFQTVEVQSGEEVTLTCSDMSSSESMIWWSRLVDGTKASCITVMFDAKSDVTYCDGVQKLKYEMSSNISTLFLKIKDVDLSDSGLYFCGFYSSGRPTFSVIRLNVKEKGSNERHDDVDSQCEMSDGTAKLTSMILGGLTVFLVAVIIGLVVKNRKLQTSADGEEQNPEQRENVDSDELNYAAVTFQPRAERRQPEPNVIYAATR from the exons ATGTTTAACACCCCGCCTCTTTACTTTGAAAGCACCCTGACTGGAGCTCAGGTCAGTTGCGGACACTGCAGAGCTTCAGTCACACGCACCATGAAGACCTTCACCTTGATAACAGCTTTAACTCTCTGCAGCTTTA gCTGGATCTCTGTCTCAGGTTCTGAGTTTCAGACTGTGGAGGTTCAGTCTGGTGAAGAAGTCACACTGACGTGCTCCGACATGTCCAGCAGTGAATCTATGATATGGTGGTCCAGACTGGTGGACGGAACCAAGGCCAGCTGTATCACTGTTATGTTCGACGCTAAGAGCGACGTTACATACTGTGATGGAGTTCAAAAGTTGAAATATGAAATGAGCTCCAACATCTCCACTCTCTTTCTCAAAATCAAAGACGTGGATTTATCTGACTCTGGACTGTATTTCTGTGGATTTTACTCAAGTGGCCGTCCAACTTTCAGTGTAATACGTTTAAATGTTAAAG AAAAAGGCAGCAATGAGAGACATGATGACGTGGACAGCCAGTGTGAAA TGAGTGACGGAACAGCAAAGCTGACGAGTATGATCCTGGGCGGTCTGACTGTCTTCCTGGTAGCGGTCATCATCGGTCTGGTTGTTAAAAACAGGAAGCTTCAGACTTCAG CTGATGGAGAAGAACAGAATCCAGAGCAAAGAGAG AATGTGGACTCTGATGAACTGAACTACGCAGCAGTGACATTTCAACCGAGAGCAGAAAGAAGACAGCCGGAGCCGAATGTTATTTATGCTGCTACCAGATAA
- the LOC119481573 gene encoding uncharacterized protein LOC119481573 isoform X2 — MFNTPPLYFESTLTGAQVSCGHCRASVTRTMKTFTLITALTLCSFSWISVSGSEFQTVEVQSGEEVTLTCSDMSSSESMIWWSRLVDGTKASCITVMFDAKSDVTYCDGVQKLKYEMSSNISTLFLKIKDVDLSDSGLYFCGFYSSGRPTFSVIRLNVKVSDGTAKLTSMILGGLTVFLVAVIIGLVVKNRKLQTSADGEEQNPEQRENVDSDELNYAAVTFQPRAERRQPEPNVIYAATR; from the exons ATGTTTAACACCCCGCCTCTTTACTTTGAAAGCACCCTGACTGGAGCTCAGGTCAGTTGCGGACACTGCAGAGCTTCAGTCACACGCACCATGAAGACCTTCACCTTGATAACAGCTTTAACTCTCTGCAGCTTTA gCTGGATCTCTGTCTCAGGTTCTGAGTTTCAGACTGTGGAGGTTCAGTCTGGTGAAGAAGTCACACTGACGTGCTCCGACATGTCCAGCAGTGAATCTATGATATGGTGGTCCAGACTGGTGGACGGAACCAAGGCCAGCTGTATCACTGTTATGTTCGACGCTAAGAGCGACGTTACATACTGTGATGGAGTTCAAAAGTTGAAATATGAAATGAGCTCCAACATCTCCACTCTCTTTCTCAAAATCAAAGACGTGGATTTATCTGACTCTGGACTGTATTTCTGTGGATTTTACTCAAGTGGCCGTCCAACTTTCAGTGTAATACGTTTAAATGTTAAAG TGAGTGACGGAACAGCAAAGCTGACGAGTATGATCCTGGGCGGTCTGACTGTCTTCCTGGTAGCGGTCATCATCGGTCTGGTTGTTAAAAACAGGAAGCTTCAGACTTCAG CTGATGGAGAAGAACAGAATCCAGAGCAAAGAGAG AATGTGGACTCTGATGAACTGAACTACGCAGCAGTGACATTTCAACCGAGAGCAGAAAGAAGACAGCCGGAGCCGAATGTTATTTATGCTGCTACCAGATAA
- the LOC119481573 gene encoding uncharacterized protein LOC119481573 isoform X3, with amino-acid sequence MFNTPPLYFESTLTGAQVSCGHCRASVTRTMKTFTLITALTLCSFSWISVSGSEFQTVEVQSGEEVTLTCSDMSSSESMIWWSRLVDGTKASCITVMFDAKSDVTYCDGVQKLKYEMSSNISTLFLKIKDVDLSDSGLYFCGFYSSGRPTFSVIRLNVKASDGTAKRTSMILGGLTVFLVAVIIGLVVKVRKLQTSADGEEQNPEQRENVDSDELNYAAVTFQPRAERRQPEPNVIYAATR; translated from the exons ATGTTTAACACCCCGCCTCTTTACTTTGAAAGCACCCTGACTGGAGCTCAGGTCAGTTGCGGACACTGCAGAGCTTCAGTCACACGCACCATGAAGACCTTCACCTTGATAACAGCTTTAACTCTCTGCAGCTTTA gCTGGATCTCTGTCTCAGGTTCTGAGTTTCAGACTGTGGAGGTTCAGTCTGGTGAAGAAGTCACACTGACGTGCTCCGACATGTCCAGCAGTGAATCTATGATATGGTGGTCCAGACTGGTGGACGGAACCAAGGCCAGCTGTATCACTGTTATGTTCGACGCTAAGAGCGACGTTACATACTGTGATGGAGTTCAAAAGTTGAAATATGAAATGAGCTCCAACATCTCCACTCTCTTTCTCAAAATCAAAGACGTGGATTTATCTGACTCTGGACTGTATTTCTGTGGATTTTACTCAAGTGGCCGTCCAACTTTCAGTGTAATACGTTTAAATGTTAAAG CGAGTGACGGAACAGCAAAGCGGACGAGTATGATCCTGGGCGGTCTGACTGTCTTCCTGGTAGCGGTCATCATCGGTCTGGTTGTTAAAGTCAGGAAGCTTCAGACTTCAG CTGATGGAGAAGAACAGAATCCAGAGCAAAGAGAG AATGTGGACTCTGATGAACTGAACTACGCAGCAGTGACATTTCAACCGAGAGCAGAAAGAAGACAGCCGGAGCCGAATGTTATTTATGCTGCTACCAGATAA